In Capillimicrobium parvum, a genomic segment contains:
- the dacB gene encoding D-alanyl-D-alanine carboxypeptidase/D-alanyl-D-alanine endopeptidase has translation MRPSWHNGRIAGLACVAACGALASSASAATGPVPGLDPAALEVMNQPAYANGEWFISVRDLDTGAPLISLNADTLVEPGSVVKTYSMGAGWQQFGPDHRVVTPVKRSGRLTGGRLRGNLILVGQGDMTMGGRTKPNGDVDFTNLDHNDANDLPGATLTPENPLAGLDQLAQQVRASGVRRVSGDVIVDDRLFETFHLENGPVTPIIINNNLIDFTTTPRGVGRTAKVVMRPVVAPWKVTSQVRTVAAGGTTKIKVTSPAHGRVVLTGTIAADSDPAVNTYAFEDPARYARTAFIEALRGAGVKVKANAVAANPVRLLPSKRAVTALPAVARLQSLSLDQEATYVLKVSYNRGAQTMICLLAVAAGSTKCDDGLAKAQQIWSAAGLDTDGAVLIDGSGLTGNLITADNQVQLQTIMARRPDAAAWQATLPIMGVDGSLALVQPGGPASGKIFAKTGTLASGDLFNDRILFPAKALGGYIDARSGRRLAFAIVAANSVFTTIEGAFAANDDVGKVATLIQQGY, from the coding sequence ATGAGACCCAGTTGGCACAACGGCCGGATCGCGGGGCTCGCCTGCGTCGCCGCCTGCGGCGCGCTGGCATCGTCCGCGTCCGCCGCGACCGGGCCGGTGCCCGGGCTCGACCCCGCGGCGCTCGAGGTGATGAACCAGCCGGCGTACGCCAACGGCGAGTGGTTCATCTCGGTCCGCGACCTCGACACCGGCGCGCCGTTGATCTCGCTCAACGCCGACACGCTGGTGGAGCCCGGCTCGGTGGTCAAGACCTACAGCATGGGCGCCGGCTGGCAGCAGTTCGGCCCGGACCACCGCGTCGTCACGCCGGTCAAGCGCAGCGGGCGGCTCACGGGCGGCAGGCTGCGCGGAAACCTGATCCTCGTCGGCCAGGGCGACATGACGATGGGCGGCCGCACCAAGCCCAACGGCGACGTCGACTTCACCAACCTCGACCACAACGACGCCAACGACCTGCCCGGAGCGACGCTGACGCCGGAGAACCCGCTCGCCGGGCTCGACCAGCTCGCCCAGCAGGTCCGGGCGTCCGGCGTGCGCCGCGTGTCCGGCGACGTCATCGTCGACGACCGGCTCTTCGAGACGTTCCACCTCGAGAACGGCCCGGTCACGCCGATCATCATCAACAACAACCTCATCGACTTCACGACGACCCCGCGCGGCGTGGGCCGGACGGCCAAGGTGGTCATGCGGCCCGTGGTCGCCCCGTGGAAGGTCACGAGCCAGGTGCGGACGGTGGCGGCCGGCGGAACGACCAAGATCAAGGTGACGTCGCCGGCGCACGGCAGGGTGGTGCTCACCGGCACGATCGCCGCCGACAGCGACCCGGCCGTCAACACGTACGCCTTCGAGGACCCGGCCCGGTACGCGCGCACCGCGTTCATCGAGGCGCTGCGCGGCGCCGGCGTCAAGGTGAAGGCCAACGCCGTCGCCGCCAACCCGGTGCGCCTGCTGCCCTCCAAGCGCGCCGTCACGGCCCTGCCGGCCGTCGCGCGTCTGCAGTCGCTGTCGCTCGACCAGGAGGCCACGTACGTCCTGAAGGTCAGCTACAACCGAGGCGCCCAGACGATGATCTGCCTCCTGGCGGTCGCCGCGGGCAGCACCAAGTGCGACGACGGCCTGGCCAAGGCCCAGCAGATCTGGAGCGCGGCGGGACTCGACACCGACGGGGCGGTCCTGATCGACGGCTCCGGGCTGACCGGCAACCTGATCACGGCCGACAACCAGGTGCAGCTGCAGACGATCATGGCCCGGCGCCCGGACGCTGCCGCCTGGCAGGCGACGCTGCCGATCATGGGCGTCGACGGATCGCTAGCCCTCGTCCAGCCGGGCGGTCCGGCGAGCGGCAAGATCTTCGCCAAGACGGGAACCCTCGCCTCCGGCGATCTGTTCAACGACCGGATCCTGTTCCCGGCGAAGGCGCTCGGCGGCTACATCGACGCGCGCAGCGGCCGGCGGCTCGCGTTCGCCATCGTCGCCGCCAACTCCGTGTTCACGACCATCGAGGGGGCCTTCGCCGCCAACGACGACGTGGGCAAGGTGGCCACGCTCATCCAGCAGGGCTACTGA
- the dacB gene encoding D-alanyl-D-alanine carboxypeptidase/D-alanyl-D-alanine endopeptidase encodes MAVGLPAAQPAAAEVPASVTGAFDAVTGEARYANSTWGWDVVDMATGESLYRRNANEQFVPGSIIKDYAAAAVLRALGPGYRFRTPVHALGRVRRGVLRGDLALVGTGDFSFGLRNRPDDTLAFTDFDHNEAGTLPFAQQLEGVDPLAGVRQLARAVRRSGIRRVSGDVVVDNRLFTPFDGWPDGPIDSIWINENLIDITVAPTSPGRRATVRWRPHTSAYRVVSRAKTTPPGGETALSVEDAGHGVIEVHGEIPAGADPQLQKFVLPDPARFARTAFVEALERAGVRVDAPAPAPNRQRLLPRRGRYPSGSRVAQFVSPPLSEYVKIVLKVSYNRGAQLFGCLVAVARGSRDCNDAAAGMMRTVTPLGVSPASTFLFDPAGSIDVARATPGDMTAFHRAVAGQPYGPALEAGLPILGRDGSLATTLEDSPAAGHVFAKTGTRATNTPDGRTLLLAQTLVGYITTQSGRRLSFALMVNNVPLREFTDILDIFRGQGLMTEALQQSL; translated from the coding sequence ATGGCTGTGGGGTTGCCGGCGGCCCAGCCGGCCGCCGCCGAGGTCCCTGCCTCCGTCACCGGCGCCTTCGATGCCGTGACCGGCGAGGCGCGCTACGCGAACAGCACATGGGGCTGGGACGTTGTCGACATGGCGACCGGCGAGTCGCTGTACCGGCGCAACGCCAACGAGCAGTTCGTCCCCGGCTCGATCATCAAGGACTACGCGGCGGCCGCGGTGCTTCGCGCGCTCGGCCCCGGCTACCGGTTCCGCACGCCGGTCCACGCCCTGGGCCGCGTTCGCCGAGGGGTCCTGCGCGGCGATCTCGCGCTGGTCGGCACCGGAGACTTCAGCTTCGGCCTGCGCAACCGGCCCGACGACACCCTCGCCTTCACCGACTTCGACCACAACGAGGCGGGCACGCTCCCCTTCGCGCAGCAGCTCGAAGGAGTGGATCCGCTCGCCGGCGTCCGGCAGCTGGCTCGCGCCGTGCGGCGGTCGGGCATCCGGCGGGTGAGCGGCGACGTTGTTGTCGACAACCGGCTCTTCACGCCGTTCGACGGCTGGCCGGACGGACCGATCGACTCGATCTGGATCAACGAGAACCTGATCGACATCACGGTCGCGCCGACGTCACCGGGCCGGCGCGCCACGGTGCGCTGGCGTCCCCACACCTCCGCCTACCGCGTCGTCAGCCGGGCGAAGACGACGCCCCCGGGCGGCGAGACTGCGCTCTCCGTCGAGGATGCCGGCCACGGCGTGATCGAGGTGCACGGCGAGATCCCCGCTGGAGCGGACCCTCAGCTGCAGAAGTTCGTGCTGCCGGACCCGGCGCGGTTCGCTCGCACCGCCTTCGTCGAGGCGCTCGAGCGCGCCGGCGTCCGCGTCGACGCGCCGGCGCCGGCGCCGAACCGGCAGCGGCTCCTGCCCAGGCGCGGCCGGTACCCGAGCGGCAGCCGCGTGGCGCAGTTCGTCTCGCCGCCGCTGTCTGAGTACGTGAAGATCGTGCTGAAGGTCAGCTACAACCGCGGCGCCCAGCTGTTCGGGTGCCTCGTGGCCGTCGCCCGCGGCAGCCGCGACTGCAACGACGCCGCCGCCGGCATGATGCGGACAGTGACCCCGCTGGGGGTGTCGCCGGCGTCGACGTTCCTGTTCGACCCGGCCGGCAGCATCGACGTCGCGCGCGCGACGCCCGGCGACATGACCGCGTTCCACCGGGCCGTGGCGGGTCAGCCCTACGGCCCGGCCCTCGAGGCCGGGCTGCCGATCCTCGGCCGTGACGGGTCGCTGGCGACGACGCTCGAGGACTCACCGGCGGCCGGGCACGTCTTCGCCAAGACCGGCACGAGGGCCACGAACACGCCGGACGGCCGGACCCTCCTCCTGGCTCAGACGCTCGTCGGGTACATCACGACGCAGAGCGGCCGCCGGCTGTCCTTCGCGCTGATGGTCAACAACGTCCCGCTGCGGGAGTTCACCGACATCCTCGACATCTTCCGCGGCCAGGGCCTCATGACCGAGGCGCTCCAGCAGAGCCTCTGA
- a CDS encoding flavin monoamine oxidase family protein — translation MTLPALPERADVVVVGAGISGLVAARRLAAAGVDVAVVEARDRVGGRLKRVVTPSGRVLEAGGELVGEHMASIRALADELGVPIIPMGVGEGQLVRYHEGERLLEAFPYEKTPDSGAALHAATKALDAMAAQVPIEDPWNAPRAAEWDAQTLLQWVDANVADPGARAGLAAEFYFMGGAFEELSLLFCLWTLHAMGLWEQWEMGTSHRLQGGTSDLVTRVAEPLRDRIFEQAPVRRVEHAAGGVTVHTDRGAIRAEALVVAIAPALCPRIEWEPRLPPARDRLQDRYLMGHGIKFQAIYDEPWWREKGYMGLGLGQDPVWVLVDATGPDDEGAGRLVGFAPITGRDVARWSDVMGDEEAAKQLFVEQVGNYFGDGPAPVEVHLFSWVGDPWSLGCGTGLGCGTLSTVGPSLRAPIGPIVWAGAETGLPQNDWIEGAISAGERASREALERVGAAAG, via the coding sequence ATGACCCTGCCCGCCCTTCCCGAGCGCGCCGACGTCGTCGTCGTCGGCGCCGGCATCTCCGGCCTCGTCGCGGCCCGCCGGCTCGCCGCGGCCGGCGTCGACGTGGCGGTCGTCGAGGCGCGCGACCGCGTCGGCGGGCGCCTGAAGCGGGTCGTGACGCCGTCGGGCCGGGTGCTCGAGGCCGGCGGCGAGCTGGTCGGCGAGCACATGGCGTCGATCAGGGCGCTCGCGGACGAGCTCGGCGTGCCGATCATCCCCATGGGAGTCGGCGAGGGACAGCTGGTGCGCTACCACGAGGGCGAGCGGCTGCTCGAGGCGTTTCCGTACGAGAAGACGCCGGACAGCGGCGCGGCGCTGCACGCCGCCACGAAGGCATTGGATGCGATGGCCGCGCAGGTGCCGATCGAGGATCCCTGGAACGCGCCCCGGGCAGCGGAGTGGGACGCCCAGACGCTGCTGCAGTGGGTCGACGCGAACGTGGCGGATCCGGGCGCGCGGGCCGGACTGGCGGCGGAGTTCTACTTCATGGGCGGCGCGTTCGAGGAGCTGTCGCTGCTGTTCTGCCTGTGGACGCTTCACGCGATGGGCCTGTGGGAGCAGTGGGAGATGGGGACTTCGCACCGCCTTCAGGGCGGGACGTCCGACCTCGTCACGCGCGTGGCCGAGCCGCTGCGCGACCGCATCTTCGAGCAGGCGCCGGTGCGCCGCGTCGAGCACGCCGCCGGCGGCGTGACCGTGCACACCGACCGCGGCGCGATCCGCGCCGAAGCGCTCGTCGTGGCGATCGCGCCGGCGCTGTGCCCGCGCATCGAGTGGGAGCCGCGGCTGCCGCCGGCCCGCGACCGCCTGCAGGACCGCTATCTGATGGGCCACGGCATCAAGTTCCAGGCGATCTACGACGAGCCGTGGTGGCGCGAGAAGGGCTATATGGGGCTCGGGCTCGGCCAGGACCCGGTCTGGGTCCTGGTCGACGCCACCGGTCCCGACGACGAGGGCGCCGGACGGCTGGTGGGCTTTGCGCCGATCACCGGCCGCGACGTCGCGCGCTGGTCGGACGTGATGGGCGACGAGGAGGCGGCCAAGCAGCTCTTCGTCGAGCAGGTCGGCAACTACTTCGGCGACGGTCCGGCACCGGTCGAGGTGCACCTCTTCAGCTGGGTCGGCGACCCATGGTCGCTGGGCTGCGGGACCGGACTGGGGTGCGGCACGCTGTCGACCGTCGGCCCGTCGCTGCGCGCCCCGATCGGCCCGATCGTCTGGGCCGGCGCCGAGACGGGCCTGCCGCAGAACGACTGGATCGAGGGCGCGATCTCGGCGGGCGAACGGGCGTCGCGCGAAGCGCTCGAGCGGGTCGGCGCGGCGGCGGGCTGA
- a CDS encoding cytochrome P450 yields MTDHAAAGTPALEGFDAWPPDEDTLRCPFRYFEEIRDQAPVYRYREPSPEGVVTYLVTGFEECASVLTRADVFVNDLSGVLPAFEANAVPSPRPGVPTFYEDRNVFFADGADHKVKRSWVLQLVERDRLESFRPMVEEVVDGLIDAFAADGRCDFRHQFTDPMALHVVRRIMGLPEQADPLIKRLSAVLSVADNNPAAPQELLDELRESWMGMLELCVELVERRHAEPVENDYVTDVVRLQVERDGALDPNALAKHLTVTIFGADHAMGGHLADMLARIGRDPQLQERLRADRSLIRQFMLEALRTESPVPWLFRQCVADATVGDVEIPAGSLVLVATIAGNHDPAEFPDPASFDVSRRNLERNQLTLGRGAHRCAGAQMARLQADVTVNKVLDRLRDIRLDEQRSDLRPEPSFGFRVPTAVHLTFTPEDSA; encoded by the coding sequence ATGACGGACCACGCAGCCGCGGGCACGCCGGCGCTCGAGGGCTTCGACGCCTGGCCGCCCGACGAGGACACCCTCCGCTGCCCGTTCCGGTACTTCGAGGAGATCCGTGACCAGGCGCCGGTGTACCGCTATCGCGAGCCCAGTCCCGAGGGCGTCGTCACCTACCTCGTGACCGGCTTCGAGGAGTGCGCGTCGGTGCTCACCCGCGCGGACGTCTTCGTGAACGACCTCTCCGGCGTCCTGCCCGCCTTCGAGGCCAACGCCGTGCCCTCGCCGCGCCCCGGCGTGCCGACGTTCTACGAGGACCGCAACGTCTTCTTCGCCGACGGCGCCGACCACAAGGTCAAGCGCAGCTGGGTGCTCCAGCTCGTGGAGCGCGACCGCCTCGAGAGCTTCCGGCCGATGGTGGAGGAGGTCGTCGACGGGCTGATCGACGCCTTCGCCGCGGACGGCCGGTGTGACTTCCGCCACCAGTTCACCGACCCCATGGCGCTGCACGTCGTCCGGCGCATCATGGGCCTGCCGGAGCAGGCCGACCCGCTCATCAAGCGCCTGTCCGCCGTGCTGTCGGTGGCCGACAACAACCCGGCGGCGCCGCAGGAGCTGCTCGACGAGCTCCGCGAGAGCTGGATGGGGATGCTCGAGCTGTGCGTCGAGCTCGTCGAGCGCAGGCACGCCGAGCCGGTCGAGAACGACTACGTCACAGACGTGGTGCGCCTCCAGGTCGAGCGCGACGGCGCGCTGGACCCCAACGCGCTCGCCAAGCACCTGACCGTGACGATCTTCGGTGCCGACCACGCGATGGGCGGCCACCTCGCGGACATGCTGGCGCGGATCGGCCGCGATCCGCAGCTGCAGGAGCGCCTGCGCGCCGACCGCTCGCTGATCCGCCAGTTCATGCTCGAGGCGCTGCGGACCGAGTCGCCGGTGCCATGGCTGTTTCGCCAGTGCGTGGCCGACGCGACCGTGGGCGACGTCGAGATCCCCGCGGGCTCGCTCGTCCTGGTGGCGACGATCGCGGGCAACCACGACCCGGCGGAGTTCCCGGATCCCGCGTCGTTCGACGTCTCGCGGCGCAACCTCGAGCGCAACCAGCTGACCCTGGGCCGCGGCGCGCACCGCTGCGCGGGCGCCCAGATGGCCCGCCTGCAGGCGGACGTCACCGTCAACAAGGTGCTCGATCGCCTGCGCGACATCCGCCTCGACGAGCAGCGCAGCGACCTGCGGCCCGAGCCGAGCTTCGGCTTCCGCGTCCCGACCGCCGTCCACCTGACGTTCACCCCGGAGGACTCCGCATGA
- a CDS encoding LLM class flavin-dependent oxidoreductase: MHELEFYSMVDATYLWFPPADDRESIGIDLSNSAYDPDLGQRVYDRVLASTRKAEELGFDGALIFEQHNHPLALFGNALTGAAWLAGETEGIRIAAVGPIANAYLSPVRLAEEIALVDMVSGGRLTVGLPVGIGVQYHAQGVTNPAHARSRYREAVALLHRIWTEDGPFAWEGDHFHIPYVNVWPKPRQQPHPPVFIPAAGSRESLELAAKYGFTYQAILVPRPVLLRNCETFRELCRQSGYEADPKQITAVLEVHVSESDREAQREIEHHELWGVQNVFRFPFHESFPPGHVSMASLRGMMAGGYRSSDPSKLTWKEMIDSGSVIAGSPETVRERLAEVTGEMGAGRVIVTEPWSAPTWLQHKSITLLAEEVMPHFRPKGDGRAVWQREPRAGYRTATEFVARAPRYAGMPVVNTPDGRRLELYGEDGLTTNPMEEAQP; the protein is encoded by the coding sequence ATGCACGAGCTCGAGTTCTATTCGATGGTCGACGCCACCTACCTGTGGTTCCCGCCGGCCGACGATCGCGAGTCGATCGGCATCGACCTGTCCAACAGCGCCTACGACCCCGATCTGGGGCAGCGCGTCTACGACCGCGTGCTCGCCAGCACGCGCAAGGCCGAGGAGCTGGGCTTCGACGGCGCGCTGATCTTCGAGCAGCACAACCATCCGCTGGCGCTGTTCGGCAACGCGCTGACCGGCGCGGCGTGGCTCGCGGGGGAGACCGAGGGAATCCGGATCGCCGCGGTCGGGCCGATCGCCAACGCCTACCTGTCGCCGGTGCGGCTGGCCGAGGAGATCGCGCTCGTCGACATGGTCTCGGGCGGGCGGCTGACCGTCGGCCTGCCGGTGGGGATCGGCGTCCAGTACCACGCGCAGGGCGTCACGAACCCGGCTCACGCGCGATCGCGCTACCGCGAGGCGGTGGCGCTGCTGCACAGGATCTGGACGGAGGACGGGCCGTTCGCCTGGGAGGGCGACCACTTCCACATCCCGTACGTCAACGTGTGGCCCAAGCCGCGCCAGCAGCCCCACCCGCCGGTCTTCATCCCCGCCGCGGGCTCGCGCGAGAGCCTGGAGCTGGCGGCGAAGTACGGCTTCACGTATCAGGCGATCCTCGTCCCGCGGCCGGTGCTGCTGCGCAACTGCGAGACGTTCCGCGAGCTGTGCCGCCAGAGCGGCTACGAGGCCGATCCGAAGCAGATAACGGCGGTGCTCGAGGTGCATGTGTCGGAATCCGACCGGGAGGCGCAGCGCGAGATCGAGCACCACGAGCTGTGGGGCGTCCAGAACGTGTTCCGGTTCCCGTTTCACGAGTCGTTCCCGCCCGGTCATGTGAGCATGGCGTCGCTGCGCGGCATGATGGCCGGCGGCTATCGCAGCTCGGACCCCTCCAAGCTGACCTGGAAGGAGATGATCGACAGCGGCTCGGTCATCGCCGGTTCGCCGGAGACGGTGCGCGAGCGCCTCGCCGAGGTCACCGGCGAGATGGGTGCCGGCCGGGTCATCGTGACGGAGCCGTGGAGCGCGCCCACGTGGCTGCAGCACAAGTCGATCACGCTGCTCGCCGAGGAGGTCATGCCGCACTTCCGGCCCAAGGGGGACGGCCGGGCGGTGTGGCAGCGCGAGCCGCGTGCCGGCTACCGCACCGCGACGGAGTTCGTCGCCCGCGCGCCGCGCTACGCGGGGATGCCGGTCGTCAACACCCCGGACGGGCGCCGGCTCGAACTGTACGGCGAGGACGGCCTGACCACGAACCCGATGGAGGAAGCGCAGCCATGA
- a CDS encoding alpha/beta fold hydrolase: MDVAYRRQGAGEPILHLHGVGMTRRWLPFHEALSQYGDLVAPEHPGFGDTPLPDWLEGFDDLVLHYAELADLLDLGPLHLVGHSFGGWIAAEIAAFYPERLRSLTLIAPLGLRVPGHTPTDIFRMSRERYLDLCLNGRADAYADQFDEGDETLFQSYAELTAFAKVAWNPRYDHKLDRRLGRVRCPAQVIAAQEDRILPRAHADRYAEILGVAAVATVAGKDGPTGHGLIAQEAERTAEQVATLIGGR; encoded by the coding sequence GTGGACGTCGCGTACCGCCGCCAAGGCGCGGGCGAACCGATCCTCCACCTGCACGGCGTCGGGATGACCCGTCGCTGGCTGCCGTTCCACGAGGCGCTGTCGCAGTACGGCGATCTCGTCGCCCCCGAGCACCCCGGCTTCGGCGACACGCCGCTGCCCGACTGGCTCGAGGGCTTCGACGACCTCGTGCTGCACTACGCCGAGCTGGCCGACCTGCTCGACCTGGGGCCGCTGCATCTCGTCGGCCACTCGTTCGGCGGCTGGATCGCGGCCGAGATCGCCGCGTTCTATCCCGAGCGGCTGCGCAGCCTCACGCTCATCGCGCCCCTCGGCCTGCGCGTGCCGGGCCACACCCCCACCGACATCTTCCGCATGAGCCGTGAGCGCTATCTCGACCTCTGCCTCAACGGCCGGGCGGACGCCTACGCCGACCAGTTCGACGAGGGCGACGAGACGCTGTTTCAGTCCTACGCCGAGCTGACCGCGTTCGCCAAGGTCGCGTGGAACCCGCGCTACGACCACAAGCTCGACCGCCGGCTGGGCCGTGTGCGCTGCCCCGCGCAGGTGATCGCCGCGCAGGAGGACCGGATCCTCCCGCGCGCCCACGCCGACCGCTACGCGGAGATCCTCGGCGTCGCCGCCGTCGCCACCGTGGCGGGCAAGGACGGGCCAACCGGCCACGGCCTGATCGCGCAGGAGGCCGAGCGGACGGCCGAGCAGGTCGCGACCCTGATCGGAGGCCGCTGA
- a CDS encoding IclR family transcriptional regulator produces the protein MAEISKTADQALTVLLKVGENGPMTPAELARTLGMNRTVVHRLLSTLHQRGFVTRQEDGYVPGAILVRIAERVQPELRASGRTAMLELAGAVGETAVMHIADGLDAVVLEQVVPDRNIVRVEHEIGSRHPLHEGASGRALLAFLGQSAIDRVARGIDAPDALARQLETVRQLGYALSHDELQQGVHGLAVPVLDAPGHAVASIALLAPTTRASALPTHLDALLAASAGLSRLLYGRS, from the coding sequence GTGGCAGAGATCTCGAAGACCGCGGACCAGGCCCTGACCGTCCTGCTGAAGGTAGGAGAGAACGGTCCGATGACGCCTGCCGAGCTCGCGCGCACGCTCGGGATGAACCGGACGGTCGTGCACCGCCTGCTCTCCACGCTGCACCAGCGCGGCTTCGTCACGCGTCAGGAGGACGGCTACGTCCCGGGCGCGATCCTCGTGCGGATCGCCGAGCGCGTCCAGCCGGAACTGCGCGCCTCCGGCCGCACCGCGATGCTCGAGCTCGCGGGCGCCGTCGGCGAGACGGCGGTCATGCACATCGCCGACGGCCTGGACGCCGTGGTCCTCGAGCAGGTCGTCCCCGACCGCAACATCGTCCGCGTCGAGCACGAGATCGGTTCGCGCCATCCGCTGCACGAAGGCGCGAGCGGGCGTGCGCTGCTCGCGTTCCTCGGCCAGAGCGCGATCGACCGGGTCGCCCGGGGCATCGACGCTCCCGACGCGCTCGCGCGTCAGCTCGAGACGGTGCGCCAGCTCGGCTACGCCCTGTCGCACGACGAGCTCCAGCAGGGCGTCCACGGCCTCGCGGTGCCCGTGCTCGACGCGCCCGGCCACGCCGTCGCCTCCATCGCGCTGCTCGCCCCCACCACGCGGGCGAGCGCGCTGCCGACCCACCTCGACGCGCTCCTGGCCGCTTCCGCCGGCCTCTCGCGGCTGCTCTACGGCCGCAGCTGA
- a CDS encoding MFS transporter has protein sequence MSAPDASLRRLSLLAAVALILESALYSAVAPLLPHYRDEFDLSKSAAGVLTAAYAVGMVFGSIAGGIAAGRAGPRRTVVGGFALLGAASVVFGLAGDVMLLDAARAAQGFGAGLIWSGVLAWLIAAAPDDRRGQVIGTAMGAAIFGTLFGPVLGTVAVAIGPETAFGAIAICCAAIIVWVVRTPGPARRPDLSTDWARARRSRLLIGLTALSLMPGIVLGALNALVPLRLDDGGFGEPAIGATFLVGALVAAATAPLVGRRSDRDGRVPLIAAGLAATAPALVVLGLVQPPGLVAALTVVTFGVAVTVFSIPLMALLSEVAEASGLTPGPAAALLNLTFASGEAIGAPASALGADLTSDAVPFVILGAVALVAMLVCVRHVTEPRAADAPAA, from the coding sequence GTGAGTGCCCCGGACGCAAGCCTGCGTCGGCTCAGCCTGCTCGCCGCCGTCGCGCTGATCCTCGAGTCGGCGCTGTACTCGGCGGTCGCGCCGCTGCTGCCGCACTACCGCGACGAGTTCGATCTCTCGAAGTCCGCAGCGGGTGTCCTCACAGCGGCCTACGCGGTGGGCATGGTGTTCGGGTCCATCGCGGGCGGCATCGCCGCCGGCCGGGCCGGCCCCAGGCGGACGGTCGTCGGCGGGTTCGCGCTGCTGGGCGCCGCGAGCGTCGTCTTCGGGCTCGCGGGCGACGTCATGCTGCTCGACGCGGCGCGCGCCGCCCAGGGGTTCGGGGCCGGCCTCATCTGGTCGGGCGTCCTGGCGTGGCTCATCGCGGCGGCGCCCGACGACCGGCGCGGGCAGGTCATCGGCACGGCGATGGGGGCGGCGATCTTCGGCACGCTGTTCGGGCCGGTGCTCGGCACCGTCGCCGTCGCAATCGGACCGGAGACCGCCTTCGGCGCCATCGCCATCTGTTGCGCGGCGATCATCGTCTGGGTCGTGCGCACGCCGGGCCCGGCGCGGCGTCCGGACCTCAGCACCGACTGGGCGCGCGCGCGGCGCAGCCGGCTGCTCATCGGGCTCACCGCGCTGAGCCTGATGCCGGGCATCGTGCTCGGCGCCCTCAACGCGCTGGTGCCGTTGCGCCTCGACGATGGCGGGTTCGGCGAGCCGGCGATCGGCGCGACGTTCCTCGTGGGGGCGCTCGTCGCCGCAGCGACGGCGCCGCTGGTCGGCCGGCGCTCGGACCGCGACGGGCGCGTGCCGCTCATCGCCGCCGGGCTCGCCGCCACTGCGCCGGCGCTGGTCGTGCTCGGCCTGGTCCAGCCGCCCGGGCTCGTCGCGGCGCTCACGGTCGTCACGTTCGGGGTCGCGGTGACGGTGTTCAGCATCCCGCTTATGGCACTGCTCTCGGAGGTCGCCGAGGCCAGCGGGCTGACGCCCGGCCCGGCGGCCGCGCTGCTGAACCTGACGTTCGCCAGCGGAGAGGCGATCGGCGCGCCGGCCAGCGCGCTCGGCGCGGACCTCACGTCCGATGCCGTGCCGTTCGTCATCCTCGGTGCGGTGGCGCTCGTCGCGATGCTGGTCTGCGTGCGGCACGTCACCGAGCCGCGCGCCGCCGATGCGCCGGCTGCGTGA
- a CDS encoding VOC family protein translates to MQVRVRNIGHIGITVRDLDRSVDFYTGVLGMRLTERFQYPADEVGHGVTVAAGAFVRCNATHHAISIFQLKDGLITDDAPDGSALGIGLHHIAFELATPGELLAKLREMREAGVQIVNCRKGGPGNQPRFYARDPDGHLLEFYWGIDEIGWDGIAREYEPIQEIDLDEFDFEAYLEQREEHAVRAQAIADDAGADLERA, encoded by the coding sequence GTGCAGGTCCGAGTCAGGAACATTGGTCACATCGGGATCACCGTGCGCGATCTCGATCGATCGGTCGACTTCTACACGGGCGTCCTCGGTATGCGGCTGACCGAGCGCTTCCAGTACCCCGCGGACGAGGTGGGTCACGGCGTCACGGTGGCGGCCGGTGCGTTCGTGCGCTGCAACGCGACCCACCACGCGATCTCGATCTTCCAGCTCAAGGACGGTCTGATCACCGACGACGCGCCGGACGGCTCGGCGCTGGGCATCGGCCTGCACCACATCGCCTTCGAGCTCGCGACTCCCGGGGAGCTGCTGGCCAAGCTGCGCGAGATGCGCGAGGCCGGCGTGCAGATCGTCAACTGCCGCAAGGGCGGCCCCGGCAACCAGCCCCGCTTCTACGCGCGCGACCCGGACGGCCACCTGCTCGAGTTCTACTGGGGCATCGACGAGATCGGCTGGGACGGCATCGCGCGCGAGTACGAGCCGATCCAGGAGATCGACCTCGACGAGTTCGACTTCGAGGCGTACCTCGAGCAGCGCGAGGAGCACGCCGTGCGCGCGCAGGCGATCGCCGACGACGCGGGGGCAGACCTCGAGCGCGCATAG